The following proteins come from a genomic window of Myxococcales bacterium:
- a CDS encoding CD225/dispanin family protein, with translation MTPTDPSLAPPSTRAAGFGPPAGGGAAPPPGGYGAPPPGGYGAPPPGGYGAPPPGGYGAPPPGGYGGPPGSGGAPPGGPLMPGAGGDINTTLPLVLSVLSLFCCGLGTVLGIIGVVLSVQASNAKNRGDLESARGKAKMAVILASVGIALGLLGGVVSALAG, from the coding sequence ATGACCCCGACCGACCCTTCTCTCGCTCCGCCCTCGACGCGCGCCGCGGGCTTCGGGCCTCCCGCCGGTGGCGGCGCAGCCCCTCCGCCAGGTGGCTACGGCGCCCCTCCGCCGGGCGGCTACGGCGCCCCTCCGCCGGGCGGCTACGGCGCCCCTCCGCCGGGCGGCTACGGCGCCCCTCCGCCAGGCGGCTACGGCGGTCCCCCAGGCTCAGGCGGCGCGCCCCCGGGCGGCCCGCTCATGCCGGGCGCCGGGGGCGACATCAACACCACCCTCCCCCTCGTGCTCAGCGTCTTGTCGCTGTTCTGCTGCGGCCTCGGCACCGTGCTGGGGATCATCGGCGTCGTGCTCTCCGTGCAGGCGAGCAACGCAAAGAACAGGGGCGACCTCGAGAGCGCGCGCGGGAAGGCGAAGATGGCGGTCATCCTCGCCTCCGTGGGCATCGCGCTCGGCCTCCTCGGCGGCGTCGTGTCTGCCCTCGCGGGATAG